The DNA sequence CCGCACGTGATGTTCCCGCTGCCGCCGGGGCAAAGCATCCGCCCCAACGCCCTCGAGCTCTGCCTGCAGCCCGACGAAGGCATGCACCTTGTGTTCGAAGTCAAGGTTCCGGATACGATGAGCGAAATGCGCTCGGTCGACATGGACTTCCACTATGCCGACGCCTTTGGGCCGGATGCCATCCCAGATGCCTATGAACGTCTGTTGCTCGATGCTCTCGCCGGCGATGCTTCGCTCTTCACCCGGGCCGACACCATCGAGCTCGCCTGGCAGCTGATCGATCCCATTCAACGGGCTTGGGACGCCTCTGGCGGATTAGGACTAACCAGCTACCCGCAGGGGGCCTGGGGACCGACTGCCGCGGATGACCTGCTTGCGGCAGACGGCCACAGCTGGTCCAGCGGCTGCATTGGACACTTGGGTGGTCCAACCTCGTAGGATCTCACCTGCCCGCGAACTGCGCTTAGGCAGTTGGATGCGGAGGGGGGCCTGCCGGGAAGATGGCTTACCAGATGTCGATTCCGACCCCGATACGCATCTATGGCACCGAGTGGTGCACCGACTGCCACCGGGCGCGTGCCTTCTTCGAGCAGCGCCGCATTCCCTATGTGTGGATCGATCCGGACCAGGAGTCCGAGGCCGAGCAGTTCGTGCTTCGGATCAACCAAGGCCTGCGCAGCGTCCCAACCATCGTCTTCCCCGACGGCAGTATCCTGGTCGAGCCTTCGGTTGCCGATCTGATCGCAAAGTTCGAGGACCTCGGCCAGACCTGACGAAGGGGCTGGAAGGAAGGACCGACGCATGTACCGAGATCTGAGGGAATACCTTGCCGAGCTGGAACGCCGCCAGATGCTGAGGCGCATCCAGACTCAGCTGTCGCCAGCGCTCGAGATCAGCGAGGTCACCGACCGCATCTGCAAAGGGCCGGCCGACCATAACCAGGCTCTGCTCTTCGAGTCGGTGGCCGGCCACGACGTGCCTGTCGCCACCAACCTGTTCGGTTCGGAGCAGCGCATGGCCCTGGCGCTGGGCGTGGAGCGGTTGGACGAGCTGGGCGAACGGCTGGCCGAGCTGCTGGACTTCCGCCTGCCGCAAGGCCTGGGAGGGATGATCGGGCGCGGTCAGGACATGCTCTCGGCGATGCGAGCCATTGGACTTGGGCCCTCGAAGGTGCGATCGGGGCCCGTGCACGAGCTCATCGAAAAAGACACCGCCCGCCTCTCCTCGCTGCCGGTGCTGACCTGTTGGCCGGAGGACGGCGGCCCGTTCATCACCCTGCCCCAGGTGATCACGCGCGATCCAGAAACCGGGACGCGCAACGTCGGCATGTACCGGCTGCAAGTGGTCGACGAACGCCGGCTGCTGATGCATTGGCAGCGACACAAAGGCGGGGCCGAGCACGAACGCCTGGCGAAGGAGCAGGCCAAACCGACCATCCCTGCCGCCATCGTCCTTGGGGGCGACCCGGCCGCGATGTGGTGCGCTTCGGCGCCCCTGCCCCCGAACATCGACGAATACCTGCTGGCCGGCTGGATCCGCGGCAAGCCGGTCGAATTCGTCGACTGCCAGACCATTCCGCTCGAGGTGCCGGCCCAGGCCGAAATCGTCATCGAAGGCTTCGTCGACCCCAATGCGCGTCTGCCGGAGGGGCCATTCGGCGACCACACCGGGTACTACACCCCGGTCGAGCCTTTCCCGGTCTTCAACGTCACGGCCATCACCCGGCGCCGCGAGGCGATCTATCCGGCGACGCTGGTCGGCATCCCCCCGATGGAGGACGTGTGGATGGGCAAGGCCGCCGAGCGTCTGTTCCTGCCGCTGATGCGCCTGTTCCTTCCCGAGATTGTCGACGTCAACATGCCGGCCGAAGGCGTGTTCCACAACCTGGTCCTGGTCTCGATCCAGAAGCGCTACCCCGGCCACGCCCGCAAGGTCATCCACGGGTTGTGGGGCCTCGGCCTGCTGATGTTGGCCAAAGCCATCGTCGTCTTCGACGAGTGGGTGGACGTCCAGAACACGAGCCAGGCAGCCTGGCAGGCACTGGGCAATGTCGACTGGTCGAAGGATGCGGTGATCAGCGACGGCCCGGTTGATCAGCTCGACCACGCCTCCTATCAGCCCTTGTTCGGCGGCAAGATCGG is a window from the Anaerolineales bacterium genome containing:
- a CDS encoding glucose-6-phosphate dehydrogenase, whose product is PHVMFPLPPGQSIRPNALELCLQPDEGMHLVFEVKVPDTMSEMRSVDMDFHYADAFGPDAIPDAYERLLLDALAGDASLFTRADTIELAWQLIDPIQRAWDASGGLGLTSYPQGAWGPTAADDLLAADGHSWSSGCIGHLGGPTS
- a CDS encoding NrdH-redoxin; translated protein: MSIPTPIRIYGTEWCTDCHRARAFFEQRRIPYVWIDPDQESEAEQFVLRINQGLRSVPTIVFPDGSILVEPSVADLIAKFEDLGQT
- a CDS encoding menaquinone biosynthesis decarboxylase, producing the protein MYRDLREYLAELERRQMLRRIQTQLSPALEISEVTDRICKGPADHNQALLFESVAGHDVPVATNLFGSEQRMALALGVERLDELGERLAELLDFRLPQGLGGMIGRGQDMLSAMRAIGLGPSKVRSGPVHELIEKDTARLSSLPVLTCWPEDGGPFITLPQVITRDPETGTRNVGMYRLQVVDERRLLMHWQRHKGGAEHERLAKEQAKPTIPAAIVLGGDPAAMWCASAPLPPNIDEYLLAGWIRGKPVEFVDCQTIPLEVPAQAEIVIEGFVDPNARLPEGPFGDHTGYYTPVEPFPVFNVTAITRRREAIYPATLVGIPPMEDVWMGKAAERLFLPLMRLFLPEIVDVNMPAEGVFHNLVLVSIQKRYPGHARKVIHGLWGLGLLMLAKAIVVFDEWVDVQNTSQAAWQALGNVDWSKDAVISDGPVDQLDHASYQPLFGGKIGIDATAKLPEEGYRRGWPKPVSMTPEVKARIEELWPGLGL